The Candidatus Eisenbacteria bacterium nucleotide sequence TGATGCCCGCGCTGCTCCGGCGCGTGCCTTCCGCCGTTGCCGTTCTGCTCGGCGAGGGTTCCGAGAGGCGCCGTCTGGAGAAGGCGGCGGAGAGGCTCGGGGTGGCGAGGTCGGTTCGATTCCCGGGCGCGGTCGCCAATCGCGAGCTGCCTTCCTGGTTTCGATCGGCCTCGATCATCCTGTCGCTCCTCGACCGCACGAACGCCAGCAATCCCGTCTTCGAGGCCATGGCCTGCGAGCGGTGCGTCGTCGCGCTCGACACGGGGACGACCAGGGAGGTGATCATCCCCGAGAGGACGGGCGTCCTCGTTCCCGCGGGCGGGGTCTCCGGCCTCGGCGATCTGCTCGCGGATCTCCTGGACGATCACGAGCGCCGGGACCGCCTCG carries:
- a CDS encoding glycosyltransferase, with translation MPALLRRVPSAVAVLLGEGSERRRLEKAAERLGVARSVRFPGAVANRELPSWFRSASIILSLLDRTNASNPVFEAMACERCVVALDTGTTREVIIPERTGVLVPAGGVSGLGDLLADLLDDHERRDRLGREARAHIRSLLLDPPARMDQEIAILLDVIGGARR